The Apodemus sylvaticus chromosome 5, mApoSyl1.1, whole genome shotgun sequence genome has a segment encoding these proteins:
- the Tor2a gene encoding prosalusin isoform X3 — protein sequence MAVARHGCRPWCSILGLLGLALAAAAAWDVASLRCSFGSFCECDFRPDLPEGAQGLGPGEPHRLWPLAFPLR from the exons ATGGCGGTGGCCAGGCACGGCTGCCGGCCCTGGTGCTCGATCCTCGGGTTGCTTGGGCTGGCCTTGGCTGCCGCCGCTGCCTGGGATGTGGCTTCTCTGCGCTGCAGCTTCGGCTCGTTCTGCGAATGCGACTTCCGGCCCGACTTGCCGG AAGGAGCTCAAGGGTTGGGTCCAGGGGAACCTCACCGCCTGTGGCCGCTCGCTTTTCCTCTTCGATGA
- the Sh2d3c gene encoding SH2 domain-containing protein 3C isoform X5, with protein MKQISSWDEKFSKEKYILDSSPEKLHKELEEELKLSSTDLRSHAWYHGRIPREVSETLVQRNGDFLIRDSLTSLGDYVLTCRWHNQALHFKINKVVVKAGESYTHIRYLFEQESFDHVPALVRYHVGSRKAVSEQSGAIIYCPVNRTFPLRYLEASYGLSQGSSKAASPASPSGSKGSHMKRRSITMTDGLTTDKVTRGDGCPNSTSLPHPRDSIRNCALSMDQIPDLHSPLSPISESPSSPAYSTVTRVHAAAATPSTTAQPASPVARRSSEPQLCPGNAPKPPGESDRGPHASPSHTLCKASPSPSLSSYSDPDSGHYCQLQPPVRGSREQTAGETPRKVRSSGERQQELSENGVPEGEWGKTFTVPVVEATSSFNLATFQSQLIPKENRPLEVGLLRKVKELLSEVDARTLARHVTKVDCLVARILGVTKEMQTLMGVRWGMELLTLPHGRQLRLDLLERFHTMSIMLAVDILGCTGSAEERAALLHKTIQLAAELRGTMGNMFSFAAVMGALEMAQISRLEQTWMTLRQRHTEGAILYEKKLKPFLKSLNEGKEGPPLSNTTFPHVLPFITLLECDSAPAEGPEPWGSTEHGVEVVLAHLEAARTVAHHGGLYHTNAEVKLQGFQARPELLEVFSTEFQMRLLWGSQGANSSQAWRYEKFDKVLTALSHKLEPAIRSSEL; from the exons TTCTCCAAGGAGAAGTACATCCTCGACTCCTCGCCAGAGAAACTGCACAAGGAGCTGGAAGAGGAGCTGAAGCTCAGTAGCACGGACCTCCGCAGCCATGCCTGGTACCACGGTCGCATCCCTCGGGAG GTCTCTGAGACCCTGGTGCAACGGAACGGCGACTTCCTCATTCGAGACTCTCTCACCAGTCTGGGGGACTATGTGCTCACGTGCCGCTGGCACAATCAGGCCTTGCACTTCAAGATCAACAAGGTGGTGGTGAAGGCTGGTGAGAGCTACACCCACATCCGGTACCTCTTCGAGCAGGAGAGCTTCGACCACGTGCCTGCCCTTGTGCGCTACCATGTGGGCAGCCGTAAGGCCGTGTCCGAACAGAGTGGGGCCATCATCTACTGCCCCGTCAACCGCACCTTCCCACTGCGCTACCTCGAGGCCAGCTATGGCCTGAGCCAGGGCAGCAGCAAGGCTGCCAGCCCAGCCAGCCCCTCAGGCTCCAAGGGCAGCCACATGAAGAGACGGAGCATCACCATGACCGACGGGCTCACCACTGACAAGGTCACCCGTGGCGATGGCTGCCCCAACAG CACCTCTCTACCCCATCCTCGAGACTCCATCCGAAACTGTGCCCTCAGCATGGACCAGATCCCAGACCTGCACTCACCCCTGTCTCCTATCTCCGAGAGCCCCAGCTCTCCTGCCTATAGCACTG TCACCCGAGTCCATGCCGCTGCTGCTACCCCCTCTACCACAGCACAGCCTGCCTCCCCAGTTGCCCGCCGCTCCAGCGAACCTCAGCTATGTCCTGGAAATGCTCCAAAGCCTCCTGGGGAGTCAGACAGGGGCCCTCATGCGAGCCCGTCCCACACCCTCTGCAAGGCCTCACCGTCACCGTCACTCAGCAGCTATAGTGACCCGGACTCTGGCCACTACTGTCAGCTCCAGCCTCCTGTCCGTGGCAGCAGAGAGCAGACAGCAGGAGAGACCCCCCGGAAGGTTAGGAGCTCTGGAGAGAGGCAACAGGAACTGTCAGAAAATGGAGTCCCCGAGGGGGAGTGGGGCAAGACCTTCACAGTCCCTGTAGTGGAAGCCACCTCTTCTTTCAACCTGGCTACCTTCCAGTCCCAACTGATCCCCAAGGAGAACCGGCCTCTGGAGGTGGGCCTTCTGCGCAAGGTCAAGGAGCTGCTGTCAGAGGTGGATGCCCGGACGCTGGCCCGACATGTCACCAAGGTTGACTGCCTA GTTGCTAGGATACTGGGCGTTACCAAGGAGATGCAGACCCTAATGGGAGTCCGCTGGGGCATGGAGCTGCTCACCCTCCCCCATGGCCGGCAGCTAAGACTGGACCTGCTGGAAAG GTTCCACACCATGTCCATCATGCTGGCGGTGGATATCCTGGGCTGTACAGGCTCCGCGGAGGAGCGGGCGGCGTTGCTGCACAAGACCATCCAGCTGGCGGCCGAGCTGCGGGGGACGATGGGCAACATGTTCAGCTTCGCCGCTGTCATGGGCGCCCTGGAGATGGCCCAG ATTTCCAGGCTGGAGCAGACGTGGATGACCCTGCGGCAGCGACACACCGAGGGGGCCATTCTGTATGAGAAGAAGCTCAAACCTTTCCTCAAGAGCCTGAACGAGGGCAAAG AAGGCCCGCCACTGAGCAACACCACGTTCCCACACGTGCTGCCCTTCATCACTCTGCTGGAGTGTGACTCGGCCCCCGCCGAGGGTCCTGAACCTTGGGGCAGCACTGAACACGGTGTGGAGGTTGTGCTAGCCCACCTGGAAGCCGCCCGCACTGTGGCACACCACGGGGGCCTCTACCACACCAATGCTGAGGTCAAGCTGCAAG GGTTCCAGGCCCGACCGGAGCTCCTGGAAGTATTCAGCACAGAGTTCCAGATGCGTCTCCTCTGGGGCAGCCAGGGCGCCAACAGCAGCCAGGCCTGGCGCTATGAGAAGTTTGACAAAGTCCTCACTGCCTTGTCTCACAAGCTGGAACCTGCCATCCGTTCTAGCGAGCTGTGA
- the Sh2d3c gene encoding SH2 domain-containing protein 3C isoform X3 has protein sequence MTTVGRRCSALGPRRADAEPEAAGDYVKFSKEKYILDSSPEKLHKELEEELKLSSTDLRSHAWYHGRIPREVSETLVQRNGDFLIRDSLTSLGDYVLTCRWHNQALHFKINKVVVKAGESYTHIRYLFEQESFDHVPALVRYHVGSRKAVSEQSGAIIYCPVNRTFPLRYLEASYGLSQGSSKAASPASPSGSKGSHMKRRSITMTDGLTTDKVTRGDGCPNSTSLPHPRDSIRNCALSMDQIPDLHSPLSPISESPSSPAYSTVTRVHAAAATPSTTAQPASPVARRSSEPQLCPGNAPKPPGESDRGPHASPSHTLCKASPSPSLSSYSDPDSGHYCQLQPPVRGSREQTAGETPRKVRSSGERQQELSENGVPEGEWGKTFTVPVVEATSSFNLATFQSQLIPKENRPLEVGLLRKVKELLSEVDARTLARHVTKVDCLVARILGVTKEMQTLMGVRWGMELLTLPHGRQLRLDLLERFHTMSIMLAVDILGCTGSAEERAALLHKTIQLAAELRGTMGNMFSFAAVMGALEMAQISRLEQTWMTLRQRHTEGAILYEKKLKPFLKSLNEGKEGPPLSNTTFPHVLPFITLLECDSAPAEGPEPWGSTEHGVEVVLAHLEAARTVAHHGGLYHTNAEVKLQGFQARPELLEVFSTEFQMRLLWGSQGANSSQAWRYEKFDKVLTALSHKLEPAIRSSEL, from the exons TTCTCCAAGGAGAAGTACATCCTCGACTCCTCGCCAGAGAAACTGCACAAGGAGCTGGAAGAGGAGCTGAAGCTCAGTAGCACGGACCTCCGCAGCCATGCCTGGTACCACGGTCGCATCCCTCGGGAG GTCTCTGAGACCCTGGTGCAACGGAACGGCGACTTCCTCATTCGAGACTCTCTCACCAGTCTGGGGGACTATGTGCTCACGTGCCGCTGGCACAATCAGGCCTTGCACTTCAAGATCAACAAGGTGGTGGTGAAGGCTGGTGAGAGCTACACCCACATCCGGTACCTCTTCGAGCAGGAGAGCTTCGACCACGTGCCTGCCCTTGTGCGCTACCATGTGGGCAGCCGTAAGGCCGTGTCCGAACAGAGTGGGGCCATCATCTACTGCCCCGTCAACCGCACCTTCCCACTGCGCTACCTCGAGGCCAGCTATGGCCTGAGCCAGGGCAGCAGCAAGGCTGCCAGCCCAGCCAGCCCCTCAGGCTCCAAGGGCAGCCACATGAAGAGACGGAGCATCACCATGACCGACGGGCTCACCACTGACAAGGTCACCCGTGGCGATGGCTGCCCCAACAG CACCTCTCTACCCCATCCTCGAGACTCCATCCGAAACTGTGCCCTCAGCATGGACCAGATCCCAGACCTGCACTCACCCCTGTCTCCTATCTCCGAGAGCCCCAGCTCTCCTGCCTATAGCACTG TCACCCGAGTCCATGCCGCTGCTGCTACCCCCTCTACCACAGCACAGCCTGCCTCCCCAGTTGCCCGCCGCTCCAGCGAACCTCAGCTATGTCCTGGAAATGCTCCAAAGCCTCCTGGGGAGTCAGACAGGGGCCCTCATGCGAGCCCGTCCCACACCCTCTGCAAGGCCTCACCGTCACCGTCACTCAGCAGCTATAGTGACCCGGACTCTGGCCACTACTGTCAGCTCCAGCCTCCTGTCCGTGGCAGCAGAGAGCAGACAGCAGGAGAGACCCCCCGGAAGGTTAGGAGCTCTGGAGAGAGGCAACAGGAACTGTCAGAAAATGGAGTCCCCGAGGGGGAGTGGGGCAAGACCTTCACAGTCCCTGTAGTGGAAGCCACCTCTTCTTTCAACCTGGCTACCTTCCAGTCCCAACTGATCCCCAAGGAGAACCGGCCTCTGGAGGTGGGCCTTCTGCGCAAGGTCAAGGAGCTGCTGTCAGAGGTGGATGCCCGGACGCTGGCCCGACATGTCACCAAGGTTGACTGCCTA GTTGCTAGGATACTGGGCGTTACCAAGGAGATGCAGACCCTAATGGGAGTCCGCTGGGGCATGGAGCTGCTCACCCTCCCCCATGGCCGGCAGCTAAGACTGGACCTGCTGGAAAG GTTCCACACCATGTCCATCATGCTGGCGGTGGATATCCTGGGCTGTACAGGCTCCGCGGAGGAGCGGGCGGCGTTGCTGCACAAGACCATCCAGCTGGCGGCCGAGCTGCGGGGGACGATGGGCAACATGTTCAGCTTCGCCGCTGTCATGGGCGCCCTGGAGATGGCCCAG ATTTCCAGGCTGGAGCAGACGTGGATGACCCTGCGGCAGCGACACACCGAGGGGGCCATTCTGTATGAGAAGAAGCTCAAACCTTTCCTCAAGAGCCTGAACGAGGGCAAAG AAGGCCCGCCACTGAGCAACACCACGTTCCCACACGTGCTGCCCTTCATCACTCTGCTGGAGTGTGACTCGGCCCCCGCCGAGGGTCCTGAACCTTGGGGCAGCACTGAACACGGTGTGGAGGTTGTGCTAGCCCACCTGGAAGCCGCCCGCACTGTGGCACACCACGGGGGCCTCTACCACACCAATGCTGAGGTCAAGCTGCAAG GGTTCCAGGCCCGACCGGAGCTCCTGGAAGTATTCAGCACAGAGTTCCAGATGCGTCTCCTCTGGGGCAGCCAGGGCGCCAACAGCAGCCAGGCCTGGCGCTATGAGAAGTTTGACAAAGTCCTCACTGCCTTGTCTCACAAGCTGGAACCTGCCATCCGTTCTAGCGAGCTGTGA
- the Tor2a gene encoding prosalusin isoform X2, protein MAVARHGCRPWCSILGLLGLALAAAAAWDVASLRCSFGSFCECDFRPDLPGLECDLAQHLAGQHLAKALVVKSLKAFVQDPAPSKPLVLSLHGWTGTGKSYLSSLLAQYLFRGGLRSPHVHHFSPIIHFPHPSHTEQYKKELKGWVQGNLTACGRSLFLFDEMDKLPPGLMEVLKPFLGPSWVVYGTNYRKAIFIFISNTGGEQINQVALEAWRSHRDREEISLQEVEPAVSRAVLDNPHRKWLLEVWHHGGAPAGCRGALPPPAAASRAPLCAQ, encoded by the exons ATGGCGGTGGCCAGGCACGGCTGCCGGCCCTGGTGCTCGATCCTCGGGTTGCTTGGGCTGGCCTTGGCTGCCGCCGCTGCCTGGGATGTGGCTTCTCTGCGCTGCAGCTTCGGCTCGTTCTGCGAATGCGACTTCCGGCCCGACTTGCCGG GTCTGGAATGTGACCTGGCTCAACACCTGGCTGGCCAGCATCTGGCCAAGGCCCTAGTGGTGAAGTCATTGAAGGCGTTTGTACAGGACCCAGCCCCCAGCAAGCCGTTGGTCCTTTCCTTGCACGGCTGGACAGGCACTGGGAAGTCCTACCTTAGCTCCCTGCTGGCGCAGTATCTCTTCCGGGGCGGCCTCCGTAGCCCTCACGTCCACCACTTCTCCCCCATCATCCACTTCCCACATCCCAGCCACACCGAGCAGTACAAG AAGGAGCTCAAGGGTTGGGTCCAGGGGAACCTCACCGCCTGTGGCCGCTCGCTTTTCCTCTTCGATGAGATGGACAAGCTGCCCCCTGGCCTGATGGAAGTCCTGAAGCCCTTCCTGGGCCCTTCCTGGGTTGTGTATGGGACCAACTATCGCAAAGCCATCTTCATCTTTATCAG CAATACTGGTGGTGAGCAGATCAACCAGGTGGCCCTGGAGGCATGGCGCAGCCACAGGGACAGGGAAGAAATCAGCTTACAGGAGGTGGAGCCGGCCGTCTCCCGAGCTGTGCTGGACAACCCTCACCGTAA ATGGCTTCTGGAGGTCTGGCATCATGGAGGAGCGCCTGCTGGATGCCGTGGTGCCCTTCCTCCCCCTGCAGCGGCATCACGTGCGCCACTGTGTGCTCAATGA
- the Tor2a gene encoding prosalusin isoform X1: MAVARHGCRPWCSILGLLGLALAAAAAWDVASLRCSFGSFCECDFRPDLPGLECDLAQHLAGQHLAKALVVKSLKAFVQDPAPSKPLVLSLHGWTGTGKSYLSSLLAQYLFRGGLRSPHVHHFSPIIHFPHPSHTEQYKKELKGWVQGNLTACGRSLFLFDEMDKLPPGLMEVLKPFLGPSWVVYGTNYRKAIFIFISNTGGEQINQVALEAWRSHRDREEISLQEVEPAVSRAVLDNPHHGFWRSGIMEERLLDAVVPFLPLQRHHVRHCVLNELAQLGLEPREEVVQAVLDSTTYFPEQERLFSSNGCKTVASRIMFFL; this comes from the exons ATGGCGGTGGCCAGGCACGGCTGCCGGCCCTGGTGCTCGATCCTCGGGTTGCTTGGGCTGGCCTTGGCTGCCGCCGCTGCCTGGGATGTGGCTTCTCTGCGCTGCAGCTTCGGCTCGTTCTGCGAATGCGACTTCCGGCCCGACTTGCCGG GTCTGGAATGTGACCTGGCTCAACACCTGGCTGGCCAGCATCTGGCCAAGGCCCTAGTGGTGAAGTCATTGAAGGCGTTTGTACAGGACCCAGCCCCCAGCAAGCCGTTGGTCCTTTCCTTGCACGGCTGGACAGGCACTGGGAAGTCCTACCTTAGCTCCCTGCTGGCGCAGTATCTCTTCCGGGGCGGCCTCCGTAGCCCTCACGTCCACCACTTCTCCCCCATCATCCACTTCCCACATCCCAGCCACACCGAGCAGTACAAG AAGGAGCTCAAGGGTTGGGTCCAGGGGAACCTCACCGCCTGTGGCCGCTCGCTTTTCCTCTTCGATGAGATGGACAAGCTGCCCCCTGGCCTGATGGAAGTCCTGAAGCCCTTCCTGGGCCCTTCCTGGGTTGTGTATGGGACCAACTATCGCAAAGCCATCTTCATCTTTATCAG CAATACTGGTGGTGAGCAGATCAACCAGGTGGCCCTGGAGGCATGGCGCAGCCACAGGGACAGGGAAGAAATCAGCTTACAGGAGGTGGAGCCGGCCGTCTCCCGAGCTGTGCTGGACAACCCTCACC ATGGCTTCTGGAGGTCTGGCATCATGGAGGAGCGCCTGCTGGATGCCGTGGTGCCCTTCCTCCCCCTGCAGCGGCATCACGTGCGCCACTGTGTGCTCAATGAGCTGGCTCAGCTGGGCCTGGAGCCCCGAGAGGAGGTGGTCCAGGCTGTGCTGGACAGTACCACCTACTTCCCTGAGCAGGAGCGGCTCTTCTCCTCCAATGGCTGCAAGACTGTGGCCTCCCGAATCATGTTTTTCCTCTGA
- the Sh2d3c gene encoding SH2 domain-containing protein 3C isoform X4, with protein sequence MTERCSLWSALSAAACCFYRGSLVQVQFSKEKYILDSSPEKLHKELEEELKLSSTDLRSHAWYHGRIPREVSETLVQRNGDFLIRDSLTSLGDYVLTCRWHNQALHFKINKVVVKAGESYTHIRYLFEQESFDHVPALVRYHVGSRKAVSEQSGAIIYCPVNRTFPLRYLEASYGLSQGSSKAASPASPSGSKGSHMKRRSITMTDGLTTDKVTRGDGCPNSTSLPHPRDSIRNCALSMDQIPDLHSPLSPISESPSSPAYSTVTRVHAAAATPSTTAQPASPVARRSSEPQLCPGNAPKPPGESDRGPHASPSHTLCKASPSPSLSSYSDPDSGHYCQLQPPVRGSREQTAGETPRKVRSSGERQQELSENGVPEGEWGKTFTVPVVEATSSFNLATFQSQLIPKENRPLEVGLLRKVKELLSEVDARTLARHVTKVDCLVARILGVTKEMQTLMGVRWGMELLTLPHGRQLRLDLLERFHTMSIMLAVDILGCTGSAEERAALLHKTIQLAAELRGTMGNMFSFAAVMGALEMAQISRLEQTWMTLRQRHTEGAILYEKKLKPFLKSLNEGKEGPPLSNTTFPHVLPFITLLECDSAPAEGPEPWGSTEHGVEVVLAHLEAARTVAHHGGLYHTNAEVKLQGFQARPELLEVFSTEFQMRLLWGSQGANSSQAWRYEKFDKVLTALSHKLEPAIRSSEL encoded by the exons ATGACCGAGCGTTGCAGCCTGTGGAGTGCGCTGTCCGCCGCCGCCTGCTGCTTCTACCGTGGCTCCCTGGTACAGGTGCAG TTCTCCAAGGAGAAGTACATCCTCGACTCCTCGCCAGAGAAACTGCACAAGGAGCTGGAAGAGGAGCTGAAGCTCAGTAGCACGGACCTCCGCAGCCATGCCTGGTACCACGGTCGCATCCCTCGGGAG GTCTCTGAGACCCTGGTGCAACGGAACGGCGACTTCCTCATTCGAGACTCTCTCACCAGTCTGGGGGACTATGTGCTCACGTGCCGCTGGCACAATCAGGCCTTGCACTTCAAGATCAACAAGGTGGTGGTGAAGGCTGGTGAGAGCTACACCCACATCCGGTACCTCTTCGAGCAGGAGAGCTTCGACCACGTGCCTGCCCTTGTGCGCTACCATGTGGGCAGCCGTAAGGCCGTGTCCGAACAGAGTGGGGCCATCATCTACTGCCCCGTCAACCGCACCTTCCCACTGCGCTACCTCGAGGCCAGCTATGGCCTGAGCCAGGGCAGCAGCAAGGCTGCCAGCCCAGCCAGCCCCTCAGGCTCCAAGGGCAGCCACATGAAGAGACGGAGCATCACCATGACCGACGGGCTCACCACTGACAAGGTCACCCGTGGCGATGGCTGCCCCAACAG CACCTCTCTACCCCATCCTCGAGACTCCATCCGAAACTGTGCCCTCAGCATGGACCAGATCCCAGACCTGCACTCACCCCTGTCTCCTATCTCCGAGAGCCCCAGCTCTCCTGCCTATAGCACTG TCACCCGAGTCCATGCCGCTGCTGCTACCCCCTCTACCACAGCACAGCCTGCCTCCCCAGTTGCCCGCCGCTCCAGCGAACCTCAGCTATGTCCTGGAAATGCTCCAAAGCCTCCTGGGGAGTCAGACAGGGGCCCTCATGCGAGCCCGTCCCACACCCTCTGCAAGGCCTCACCGTCACCGTCACTCAGCAGCTATAGTGACCCGGACTCTGGCCACTACTGTCAGCTCCAGCCTCCTGTCCGTGGCAGCAGAGAGCAGACAGCAGGAGAGACCCCCCGGAAGGTTAGGAGCTCTGGAGAGAGGCAACAGGAACTGTCAGAAAATGGAGTCCCCGAGGGGGAGTGGGGCAAGACCTTCACAGTCCCTGTAGTGGAAGCCACCTCTTCTTTCAACCTGGCTACCTTCCAGTCCCAACTGATCCCCAAGGAGAACCGGCCTCTGGAGGTGGGCCTTCTGCGCAAGGTCAAGGAGCTGCTGTCAGAGGTGGATGCCCGGACGCTGGCCCGACATGTCACCAAGGTTGACTGCCTA GTTGCTAGGATACTGGGCGTTACCAAGGAGATGCAGACCCTAATGGGAGTCCGCTGGGGCATGGAGCTGCTCACCCTCCCCCATGGCCGGCAGCTAAGACTGGACCTGCTGGAAAG GTTCCACACCATGTCCATCATGCTGGCGGTGGATATCCTGGGCTGTACAGGCTCCGCGGAGGAGCGGGCGGCGTTGCTGCACAAGACCATCCAGCTGGCGGCCGAGCTGCGGGGGACGATGGGCAACATGTTCAGCTTCGCCGCTGTCATGGGCGCCCTGGAGATGGCCCAG ATTTCCAGGCTGGAGCAGACGTGGATGACCCTGCGGCAGCGACACACCGAGGGGGCCATTCTGTATGAGAAGAAGCTCAAACCTTTCCTCAAGAGCCTGAACGAGGGCAAAG AAGGCCCGCCACTGAGCAACACCACGTTCCCACACGTGCTGCCCTTCATCACTCTGCTGGAGTGTGACTCGGCCCCCGCCGAGGGTCCTGAACCTTGGGGCAGCACTGAACACGGTGTGGAGGTTGTGCTAGCCCACCTGGAAGCCGCCCGCACTGTGGCACACCACGGGGGCCTCTACCACACCAATGCTGAGGTCAAGCTGCAAG GGTTCCAGGCCCGACCGGAGCTCCTGGAAGTATTCAGCACAGAGTTCCAGATGCGTCTCCTCTGGGGCAGCCAGGGCGCCAACAGCAGCCAGGCCTGGCGCTATGAGAAGTTTGACAAAGTCCTCACTGCCTTGTCTCACAAGCTGGAACCTGCCATCCGTTCTAGCGAGCTGTGA